Proteins found in one Pontibacter sp. SGAir0037 genomic segment:
- the ccoG gene encoding cytochrome c oxidase accessory protein CcoG encodes MTATTKTKPTDEFRDHISTVDAEGKRVWVYPKKPQGKLYKYRSWVSYTLLAFLFAGPFIKMNGLPLLMLNVVERKFVIFGVLFWPQDFFIMVLAFLAMMVFIILFTVVYGRLFCGWVCPQTIFLEMVFRRVEYAIEGDYTRQKALNKMPWNTEKILKKGAKTTVFLLISFVIANTFLAYIIGIDALKAIVTDNPVNHLGGFGALLAFTGVFYWVFAYFREQVCTIACPYGRLQGVMLDKKSMAIAYDYVRGEPRGKLRKGQQRTQGDCIDCNQCVQVCPTGIDIRNGAQQLECINCTACIDACNNIMRMIEKPEGLIRYDSEEGIAEGKKWMLFTPRVMSYSAILVLLVAALSTLLLTRDDAEATILRTPGQLYQKTEAGTIKNLYNISVINKTNAEMPLTLKLLSQEGAIKVIGNDLILPAQGIAEGVFFTEIPKSQLHGMNSKIEIGVYHGNELITKQETKFLAPAK; translated from the coding sequence ATGACAGCTACAACGAAAACAAAACCAACCGATGAATTTCGGGACCATATTTCCACAGTTGACGCTGAAGGGAAAAGGGTCTGGGTTTATCCCAAAAAGCCCCAGGGCAAACTTTATAAGTATCGCTCCTGGGTAAGTTATACCTTGCTTGCGTTTCTTTTTGCAGGACCGTTCATCAAAATGAACGGCTTACCGCTGCTCATGCTGAATGTGGTGGAGCGTAAGTTTGTGATATTTGGTGTGCTGTTCTGGCCGCAGGATTTCTTTATCATGGTGCTGGCTTTTCTGGCCATGATGGTGTTTATCATTCTTTTTACAGTAGTATACGGCCGCCTCTTTTGTGGCTGGGTTTGCCCGCAGACTATTTTTCTGGAGATGGTGTTCCGCCGGGTCGAGTATGCCATTGAAGGCGATTATACCAGGCAAAAGGCTTTAAACAAAATGCCTTGGAACACAGAGAAAATCCTGAAAAAAGGAGCGAAAACTACTGTCTTTCTACTGATATCCTTTGTAATTGCCAATACTTTTCTGGCTTATATTATTGGTATAGATGCCCTCAAGGCAATTGTTACAGACAACCCGGTAAACCATTTGGGCGGTTTCGGTGCTTTGCTTGCCTTTACCGGGGTTTTCTACTGGGTTTTTGCTTATTTCAGGGAGCAGGTTTGTACCATTGCCTGCCCGTATGGTCGCCTGCAAGGGGTTATGCTGGATAAGAAAAGCATGGCCATAGCCTACGACTATGTACGGGGCGAACCACGTGGAAAACTGCGCAAAGGGCAGCAGCGGACCCAGGGAGATTGCATCGACTGCAATCAATGTGTGCAGGTTTGCCCTACGGGTATAGACATCCGGAACGGAGCGCAGCAACTGGAGTGCATTAATTGTACCGCCTGCATAGATGCCTGCAATAACATAATGCGCATGATTGAAAAACCGGAAGGACTGATCCGGTACGATTCAGAGGAGGGTATTGCGGAGGGCAAAAAATGGATGCTGTTTACACCGCGTGTCATGAGTTATTCAGCTATACTGGTACTACTGGTAGCTGCTCTTAGTACCTTACTTCTAACCCGAGACGACGCTGAAGCAACCATCCTGCGTACGCCGGGCCAACTATACCAGAAAACAGAAGCAGGCACCATTAAAAACCTGTATAACATTTCTGTGATCAATAAAACAAATGCCGAGATGCCGCTTACTCTCAAACTGCTTTCACAGGAGGGAGCCATAAAAGTGATCGGGAATGATCTGATTTTACCTGCACAAGGCATAGCAGAGGGCGTTTTCTTCACCGAAATACCAAAATCACAGTTACACGGCATGAACTCTAAGATAGAAATAGGGGTGTACCACGGCAATGAACTGATTACAAAGCAGGAAACAAAATTTCTGGCTCCGGCTAAGTAA
- a CDS encoding c-type cytochrome produces MISFIGTIIKNGLALLASLLLLGSSGNTAYAQDAVAGEKIFESNCTACHSIDADIVGPALKDVHKRRGDEWITKFIKNSQELVKAGDKDAVALFEKFKKVPMPSFGSTLSDEEISHVIAYLKEASDKPADVMAQAPAADATEGGTPAVPVEVAFQDMPFMLLFTVALTALVVMLLIATLFLLVRLFIPMMGDSIYEEDFRESWAGRLIFLLRGDFAVVTGKAKDVIHSNHDFDGIQEYDNDLPPWWKYMFYVSIVFAIGYMLHFHVFKTGALMAQEYEMEMEEAALLAAKNADAVTNYELLTEAAALESGKAIFAQNCAACHGTEGQGTVGPNLTDAYWLHGGDVNDIFKTVKFGVPAKGMVPWQGKLTKDQILEVSSYILSLQGSNPANAKEPQGEKM; encoded by the coding sequence ATGATTTCTTTTATCGGAACAATCATAAAAAACGGGCTGGCTCTGCTGGCCAGCCTGCTGCTGCTGGGCAGTTCAGGCAACACAGCCTACGCACAGGATGCTGTTGCCGGGGAAAAGATTTTTGAAAGTAATTGTACCGCCTGCCACTCTATCGATGCGGATATCGTAGGTCCGGCACTGAAGGATGTCCATAAGCGCAGGGGAGACGAGTGGATTACAAAATTCATCAAAAACTCACAGGAACTCGTAAAAGCAGGCGACAAAGACGCTGTTGCCTTATTCGAGAAGTTTAAGAAGGTACCGATGCCAAGCTTTGGCAGCACGCTTTCGGATGAAGAGATCAGTCATGTGATTGCTTATCTGAAAGAAGCCAGCGATAAACCGGCTGACGTGATGGCACAAGCTCCTGCAGCAGATGCCACGGAAGGTGGAACACCCGCGGTACCTGTAGAAGTGGCTTTTCAGGACATGCCGTTCATGTTACTTTTTACAGTTGCCCTCACAGCTTTAGTGGTCATGTTGCTGATAGCTACCCTGTTTTTGCTGGTGCGCCTTTTCATCCCGATGATGGGAGATTCTATTTATGAAGAAGATTTTCGCGAATCTTGGGCTGGCCGCCTGATCTTCCTGCTGCGAGGTGATTTTGCGGTGGTAACAGGTAAAGCAAAAGACGTAATTCACTCGAACCACGATTTTGATGGCATTCAGGAATATGATAACGACCTGCCGCCATGGTGGAAGTATATGTTCTATGTGTCTATTGTGTTTGCAATAGGGTATATGCTGCACTTCCACGTATTTAAAACAGGTGCTTTGATGGCACAGGAGTATGAGATGGAAATGGAAGAGGCTGCCTTGCTTGCTGCGAAGAATGCCGACGCCGTAACCAATTACGAACTACTGACAGAAGCTGCAGCCTTGGAATCTGGTAAAGCGATTTTTGCCCAAAACTGTGCTGCCTGCCACGGTACCGAAGGACAGGGCACTGTAGGTCCAAACCTGACTGATGCGTACTGGTTGCATGGTGGTGATGTGAACGATATATTTAAAACAGTGAAGTTCGGGGTGCCAGCCAAAGGAATGGTTCCCTGGCAGGGTAAACTTACCAAAGATCAGATCTTAGAAGTAAGTAGCTATATCCTCTCATTGCAGGGGTCCAACCCGGCTAATGCCAAAGAGCCGCAAGGAGAGAAAATGTAA
- the ccoN gene encoding cytochrome-c oxidase, cbb3-type subunit I: MSTNVAAVLEHAPKSITPPRSNDPGAPETFYYDNTIVRNFAIASVFWGIAGMIIGTLIAFQLANPDLNMGTQYTTFGRIRPLHTNAVIFAFVGNAIFMGVYYSLQRLCKTRMYSDKLSKLNFWGWQLIIVAALITLPLGITTSKEYAELEWPIDIMITLVWVVFGWNMFGTIAKRRERHMYVAIWFYIATFLTVAVLHIVNSYEMPVNFLKSYSGYAGVQDALVQWWYGHNAVAFFLTTPFLGLMYYFLPKAANRPVYSYRLSIIHFWSLIFIYIWAGPHHLLYTALPDWAQSLGVVFSVMLIAPSWGGMINGLLTLRGAWDKVREEPVLKFMVVAVTAYGMATFEGPMLSLKNVNAIAHFTDWIVAHVHVGALGWNGFLTFALLYWLFPRLYNVKLHSKKLANAHFWLGTLGILFYAIPMYWAGFTQGLMWKQFTAEGTLQYSNFLETVLQIIPMYYLRGIGGVLYLSGVFLMVYNLYKTAKAGALVGDEVAVAPARVTEESHNASHWHSWIEKRPMQMAVWATVAILIGGLVEFIPAFVIKSNVPTIASVKPYTSLELQGRDIYMKEGCVNCHTQMIRPFRSETERYGEYSKAGEFVYDHNFLWGSKRTGPDLHRIGGKYPNSWHYHHMLDPTSMSPGSIMPPYPWLFEQDVDLSTTQDKLRTLKKLGVPYEDEYIANANEELMKQANQVTADLAKEGLEVKPESEIVALIAYLQRLGTDIKAKTEE; this comes from the coding sequence ATGTCAACTAATGTAGCAGCAGTCTTAGAACATGCTCCAAAGAGTATTACACCTCCGCGTAGTAATGACCCAGGGGCACCCGAAACGTTCTATTACGATAATACGATCGTTCGGAATTTTGCCATTGCCTCGGTTTTCTGGGGTATTGCAGGTATGATTATAGGTACCCTGATCGCGTTTCAGCTGGCAAACCCAGACCTGAACATGGGTACCCAGTATACCACCTTTGGCCGTATCAGGCCCCTGCACACTAATGCGGTAATTTTTGCGTTCGTAGGTAATGCAATTTTTATGGGCGTTTACTACTCCCTGCAGCGCCTTTGCAAAACGCGCATGTACAGCGACAAACTCAGCAAGCTCAATTTCTGGGGCTGGCAGCTGATTATTGTGGCGGCACTCATAACCTTACCGCTTGGAATTACCACTTCAAAAGAGTATGCCGAGCTGGAGTGGCCAATCGATATCATGATTACCCTGGTGTGGGTGGTATTTGGCTGGAACATGTTTGGTACCATTGCGAAGCGTCGTGAGCGCCACATGTATGTTGCCATCTGGTTCTACATTGCCACCTTCCTAACAGTGGCTGTACTGCACATCGTAAACTCGTACGAGATGCCTGTAAACTTCCTGAAAAGCTACTCTGGCTATGCCGGTGTGCAGGATGCGCTGGTACAGTGGTGGTATGGCCACAATGCGGTGGCGTTCTTCTTAACCACTCCCTTCCTGGGCCTGATGTACTACTTCCTGCCAAAAGCTGCCAACAGACCGGTTTACTCGTACCGCTTGTCTATCATTCACTTCTGGTCCCTGATCTTTATCTACATCTGGGCTGGACCGCACCACTTGCTTTACACCGCGCTGCCAGACTGGGCACAATCATTGGGTGTGGTATTCTCTGTAATGCTGATCGCCCCGAGCTGGGGTGGTATGATCAACGGTTTATTAACCTTGCGCGGTGCCTGGGATAAAGTGCGTGAGGAGCCGGTGCTTAAGTTCATGGTGGTAGCTGTAACAGCTTACGGTATGGCTACCTTCGAAGGCCCGATGCTGTCGCTGAAAAACGTAAACGCCATCGCTCACTTTACCGACTGGATTGTAGCGCACGTGCACGTAGGTGCTCTTGGCTGGAATGGCTTCCTGACCTTTGCACTGCTCTACTGGCTGTTCCCACGCCTGTACAATGTAAAACTACACTCTAAGAAGCTGGCAAATGCACACTTCTGGTTAGGTACGCTGGGTATTCTTTTCTATGCTATTCCCATGTACTGGGCTGGTTTCACACAGGGTTTAATGTGGAAACAGTTTACTGCTGAAGGTACGCTCCAGTACTCAAACTTTCTGGAAACAGTGCTGCAGATCATTCCAATGTACTACCTGCGCGGTATTGGCGGTGTGCTTTACCTGAGCGGCGTATTCCTGATGGTGTACAACCTGTACAAAACTGCAAAGGCTGGTGCCCTGGTTGGCGACGAAGTGGCTGTGGCTCCTGCCAGAGTAACTGAAGAAAGCCATAATGCGAGCCACTGGCACAGCTGGATTGAGAAGCGCCCGATGCAAATGGCGGTATGGGCAACAGTTGCCATCCTGATCGGTGGACTGGTAGAGTTTATTCCAGCCTTCGTGATTAAGTCGAATGTACCGACTATAGCCAGTGTGAAACCTTATACTTCGCTGGAGTTGCAGGGCCGTGATATCTACATGAAAGAGGGATGCGTTAACTGCCACACGCAAATGATCCGTCCATTCAGATCAGAGACAGAGCGTTACGGAGAATATTCCAAAGCAGGCGAGTTCGTGTACGATCATAACTTCCTGTGGGGGTCGAAGCGAACCGGCCCGGACCTGCACCGCATCGGTGGCAAGTACCCGAATTCATGGCACTACCACCACATGCTTGATCCGACCTCTATGTCGCCAGGCTCTATTATGCCTCCTTACCCGTGGTTGTTTGAGCAGGACGTGGACCTGAGTACTACCCAGGATAAACTGAGAACGCTGAAAAAGCTTGGTGTGCCTTACGAAGATGAGTATATCGCTAATGCCAATGAGGAGCTGATGAAGCAGGCGAACCAGGTAACAGCTGATCTGGCCAAAGAAGGCCTGGAAGTAAAACCGGAATCAGAAATCGTGGCCCTGATCGCCTACCTGCAACGCCTGGGAACCGATATTAAAGCGAAAACTGAGGAATAG
- the ccoS gene encoding cbb3-type cytochrome oxidase assembly protein CcoS has product MFIIFLLIGISVTVAAAFLGAFLWAVRSGQYDDDYTPAVRMLFENEVPDNKKPAAKAD; this is encoded by the coding sequence ATGTTCATCATTTTTCTATTGATAGGTATCAGTGTAACAGTGGCAGCTGCCTTTTTAGGAGCCTTTCTCTGGGCTGTACGCTCCGGACAGTACGACGACGATTATACACCAGCCGTGCGCATGCTTTTCGAGAACGAAGTGCCTGATAACAAGAAGCCAGCAGCAAAAGCCGACTAA
- a CDS encoding heavy metal translocating P-type ATPase metal-binding domain-containing protein, producing MEAALQTDVHTCYHCGDTCNEAPIVAHDKTFCCDGCKAVYELLEENNLCTYYNLEQSPGITGKSTAGEARFAYLDDAGVEQQLINFRNESICKLTFYIPQMHCSSCIWLLENLFKLNPGISETTVNFLRKEVAITYFHQKTTLREVVQLLSRIGYEPSMTLADTDGKKKCTQSRAIIYKLGIAGFCFGNVMLLAFPDYLAVTEGLQRTFGSFFGYLSIILSIPVFLYSARGFFTSALEGIQQRMVNIDLPISTGLLALFIVSIFDIVTHRGPGYLDSFTGLVFFMLIGKYFQQRTYDTLSFDRDYTAYFPVSITVLKDGVEEAVPVRNLKVGDRIRIRNQELIPADAILLRGHAMIDYSFVSGESDPVQKVAGEVIYAGGRQVGESLELEVVKEVSQGYLTQLWNDHVFSRKEEQKLHTYSNVAGKWFIIVTLFVAAGALWYWVPRDMDMAMKAFTSVLIIACPCALSLATPFVHGHTMRVFGRNKFYLKNTSVVETLAKIDTVVFDKTGTLTEPSAAEITFTGKALNAATEQTVRSVLSHSTHPLSQRIYEVLKGDTLEVRHFNEVPGKGLVGEVNGHLVRIGSASYLGVPGDASKDTLKTNVYVAINGVLLGFYTFYNVYREGVQQVLNGLQDKKIAVLSGDNNHEEARLKELLGDEAELNFNQSPVQKLEYIQKLKEQHHQVLMVGDGLNDAGALKQSDAGIALTNSITNFSPSCDAILDASSFGRLSTFLAFSKKTMNIILATFAVSLIYNVVGLSLAVQGLFSPIVSAILMPISSLSVILFATLSVKIAAKRAGL from the coding sequence ATGGAAGCCGCACTCCAAACCGATGTTCATACCTGTTATCATTGCGGGGACACCTGTAATGAAGCACCCATTGTCGCACATGATAAAACGTTCTGCTGCGACGGGTGCAAAGCCGTGTATGAGCTCCTTGAAGAAAACAACCTCTGTACTTATTATAACCTGGAGCAGAGCCCGGGTATTACAGGTAAATCTACTGCAGGGGAAGCCAGGTTTGCCTACCTGGATGATGCCGGTGTAGAGCAACAACTGATCAATTTCAGGAACGAGTCTATTTGCAAGCTTACTTTTTACATACCCCAGATGCATTGTAGTTCCTGTATCTGGTTACTGGAAAACCTGTTTAAGCTGAACCCGGGCATTTCTGAAACCACGGTTAACTTCCTGCGCAAAGAAGTAGCCATTACTTATTTTCATCAGAAGACAACTTTAAGGGAGGTAGTGCAGCTGCTTTCCCGCATCGGGTATGAACCATCCATGACACTGGCCGATACCGACGGGAAAAAGAAATGTACACAGAGCCGCGCCATTATCTATAAATTAGGAATAGCAGGCTTCTGCTTCGGTAACGTTATGCTGCTGGCTTTCCCCGACTACCTGGCGGTAACCGAAGGGTTGCAACGTACTTTTGGCTCCTTCTTTGGCTATTTAAGCATTATCCTTTCCATTCCGGTTTTCCTGTATAGCGCCAGGGGGTTTTTCACTTCCGCACTGGAAGGCATCCAGCAGCGTATGGTGAACATCGATCTGCCTATCTCTACGGGTTTGCTGGCCCTGTTTATAGTTAGCATCTTTGATATTGTGACCCATCGCGGCCCGGGGTACCTCGATTCGTTTACCGGGCTCGTGTTCTTTATGCTGATCGGAAAATATTTTCAGCAGCGAACCTACGATACCTTATCGTTCGATAGAGACTACACCGCTTATTTCCCGGTTTCAATTACAGTGCTGAAAGACGGAGTGGAAGAAGCAGTGCCTGTGCGAAACCTGAAAGTGGGAGATCGCATCCGTATCCGCAACCAGGAGCTTATACCTGCTGATGCCATACTCCTGCGGGGGCATGCAATGATCGACTATAGCTTTGTATCAGGCGAATCAGATCCGGTGCAGAAAGTAGCAGGCGAAGTGATTTACGCAGGTGGTCGCCAGGTAGGGGAGAGCCTGGAACTGGAAGTGGTAAAAGAGGTGTCGCAGGGTTACCTTACGCAGCTGTGGAACGACCATGTCTTCTCCAGGAAAGAAGAGCAGAAATTACATACTTACTCCAATGTGGCGGGTAAATGGTTTATCATTGTTACCTTGTTTGTAGCCGCCGGGGCACTTTGGTACTGGGTGCCGCGCGACATGGATATGGCCATGAAAGCTTTTACCTCGGTTCTTATAATTGCCTGCCCATGTGCCTTATCGTTGGCGACTCCATTTGTACACGGGCATACCATGCGGGTATTTGGCAGAAACAAATTCTATCTTAAAAATACCTCTGTTGTAGAAACACTGGCAAAAATTGATACGGTTGTTTTTGATAAGACCGGAACCTTGACGGAGCCCAGTGCTGCTGAGATTACCTTTACAGGAAAAGCCCTGAATGCCGCAACAGAGCAGACGGTACGGTCGGTATTGAGCCATTCCACTCACCCGCTGAGCCAGCGCATTTACGAAGTGCTGAAAGGGGATACACTGGAGGTGCGGCACTTTAATGAAGTACCCGGCAAAGGCCTGGTTGGTGAGGTAAACGGACACCTGGTGCGCATTGGCTCTGCCAGCTACCTTGGGGTTCCGGGCGATGCTTCTAAAGATACTTTAAAGACCAATGTTTATGTTGCTATAAATGGGGTACTGCTTGGATTTTATACCTTCTATAATGTATACCGCGAGGGAGTTCAGCAGGTATTAAACGGACTTCAGGATAAGAAGATTGCTGTATTATCAGGTGATAACAACCACGAAGAGGCCAGGTTGAAGGAGCTGCTGGGAGATGAGGCCGAACTGAACTTTAACCAGTCGCCGGTGCAGAAGCTGGAGTATATTCAAAAGCTGAAGGAACAGCACCACCAGGTACTGATGGTAGGGGACGGACTGAACGATGCCGGGGCTTTGAAGCAGAGCGATGCGGGCATTGCCTTGACTAACAGCATTACCAACTTCTCCCCGTCCTGCGATGCCATTCTGGATGCATCTTCTTTTGGCAGGCTCAGCACCTTCCTGGCCTTCTCAAAAAAGACGATGAACATTATCCTGGCCACTTTTGCGGTTTCGCTGATCTATAATGTGGTAGGGCTATCGCTGGCCGTGCAGGGACTGTTTTCTCCTATTGTATCTGCTATCCTGATGCCGATCAGCTCTCTCAGTGTAATCTTGTTTGCCACCTTGTCTGTAAAAATTGCAGCAAAGCGTGCGGGATTGTAA
- a CDS encoding helix-turn-helix domain-containing protein has product MIDRIRQLMEYKGLSSSQFADSIEIPRAVLSHILSERNKPSLDVMVKIAAAFRDIRMAWLFMGEGSMVEAAKESTAQAATAAEEVTKPETPSEPWQEGATGPAPERTQPSPENAQAKAAADTGNVINKETNASFLQAILANPKSIEQVMIFYTDRTFAVYKPG; this is encoded by the coding sequence ATGATTGATCGGATAAGGCAATTAATGGAGTATAAAGGGCTATCTTCGTCTCAGTTTGCAGATAGCATTGAGATTCCGCGGGCGGTGCTCAGTCATATACTGAGCGAAAGAAATAAACCCAGCCTGGATGTAATGGTCAAGATTGCTGCAGCCTTCCGGGACATTCGCATGGCTTGGCTTTTTATGGGTGAAGGAAGTATGGTAGAAGCAGCAAAGGAATCTACGGCTCAAGCTGCTACTGCTGCGGAGGAGGTAACAAAACCAGAGACTCCATCTGAACCATGGCAGGAAGGGGCAACAGGTCCTGCGCCTGAAAGAACGCAGCCATCTCCGGAAAATGCGCAAGCCAAGGCTGCAGCTGATACTGGAAATGTTATAAATAAAGAAACTAATGCCTCCTTTCTGCAGGCGATACTTGCCAACCCTAAATCAATTGAGCAGGTTATGATCTTCTACACAGACAGGACATTTGCCGTCTATAAGCCTGGTTAA
- a CDS encoding plastocyanin/azurin family copper-binding protein — translation MKNYKWTGLFPALLCIMMACGPQQAEETASAPAKTEDSLAANQQLQMAGDAQKEPDSTLQDLEELTLHAIGDDNDSTRFDQDTLEVKAGAKVVLLLINEGTEQSMIHNIIITKRGKAGAIERAGKKIGASGSYVPTSPDVIASSPLALPGQKVTIEFNAPAEAATYDFVCTYPEHHHPRTGLLVVKK, via the coding sequence ATGAAGAACTATAAATGGACAGGTTTATTTCCGGCGCTTCTCTGTATAATGATGGCTTGCGGGCCACAGCAGGCAGAGGAAACAGCTTCTGCTCCGGCAAAGACAGAAGACTCTCTGGCCGCTAACCAACAACTGCAGATGGCCGGGGATGCGCAAAAAGAACCGGACAGCACCTTACAGGACCTGGAGGAGCTAACCCTGCATGCCATTGGCGACGATAATGACAGCACCAGATTCGATCAGGATACGCTTGAAGTAAAGGCTGGTGCCAAAGTGGTTCTCCTCTTGATTAACGAAGGAACAGAGCAGTCCATGATACACAACATCATCATTACAAAGCGTGGTAAAGCAGGGGCAATCGAAAGGGCAGGTAAGAAAATCGGAGCATCTGGTAGCTATGTGCCCACCAGCCCAGATGTAATTGCTTCGTCACCTCTGGCCCTGCCAGGGCAGAAGGTGACGATTGAGTTTAACGCGCCTGCAGAGGCGGCTACCTACGACTTTGTCTGTACTTATCCGGAGCATCATCACCCAAGAACTGGTCTGCTTGTGGTGAAAAAATAA
- a CDS encoding murein L,D-transpeptidase, with the protein MKPTYLAALCLLLLATFGCNRNGGDGKNGDGSGGLFGSKSDEVKTDSLFIKKYISNKQAFKEQEELVYLFYGDRDYTLGWFKDDKLVPQTERFLEVINRATKEGLDPKEYKVVNFEEMFKRYDAMSKRDTARHQLQQEIDVALTASYFNYASDFYTGRINPSDTKQVNWNVRKNKIKLHKALQTILKERESTYPYYEFEALHDGYVKLREALQTYRALQEKGGWPKVELGASKSLKKGDTAEAVLTIRKRLNPGQQLDPANPSLRLFDDNLDKQVKQFQRLHGLAEDGVVGGNTLKTMNVSIEDRIDQIMINMERWRWIPKRMVPKKLDQKYVWVNIPEYKLYIYEDPDNDPEAERQYKKVEEMRVIVGKTMHSTPIFSEKMEYVVMAPYWNVPNSIVANEIKPAIMRDPNYLNRNNMEIVTKDKANNPISQDAIDWASVTEENFPYLIRQKPGPKNSLGSIKFLFPNEYSVYLHDTPADALFSQTDRNFSHGCVRVERPVDLGTYVLKDMPEWNAGKIQETINGGEETWVTLPKPIQVYLVYFTSWVDDNGNLNFREDIYGHDKKLENEFFS; encoded by the coding sequence ATGAAACCAACCTATCTGGCTGCTCTTTGCCTGCTTTTGTTGGCCACCTTTGGCTGTAACAGAAACGGAGGCGATGGTAAAAATGGCGACGGCTCAGGCGGACTTTTCGGAAGTAAGTCTGATGAGGTAAAAACAGACAGCCTATTCATTAAAAAATACATCAGCAATAAGCAGGCATTCAAAGAGCAGGAAGAGCTGGTGTACTTGTTCTACGGCGACCGTGACTATACGTTGGGCTGGTTTAAAGATGATAAACTGGTGCCTCAGACAGAGCGGTTTTTAGAAGTCATTAACCGGGCTACCAAGGAGGGCCTTGACCCGAAAGAGTATAAAGTGGTGAACTTCGAGGAAATGTTTAAGCGGTATGATGCAATGAGCAAGCGCGATACAGCCCGTCACCAGCTTCAACAGGAAATCGATGTGGCTTTAACGGCATCTTATTTTAATTATGCTTCTGATTTCTATACCGGGCGTATCAACCCTTCTGATACAAAGCAGGTGAACTGGAATGTCAGGAAAAATAAGATAAAGCTTCATAAAGCCCTTCAGACGATTCTGAAAGAGCGGGAGAGTACATACCCCTATTATGAATTTGAAGCCCTGCACGATGGCTATGTGAAGCTGCGGGAAGCCCTGCAGACTTACAGAGCTCTGCAGGAAAAAGGAGGCTGGCCTAAAGTAGAACTCGGTGCCAGTAAGTCGCTTAAAAAAGGAGACACGGCTGAGGCTGTTCTGACTATACGCAAACGCCTGAACCCCGGGCAGCAGTTAGATCCGGCCAATCCGAGCTTAAGGCTATTCGACGACAACCTGGACAAGCAGGTGAAGCAGTTCCAGCGTTTACACGGCCTTGCCGAAGACGGTGTTGTGGGTGGCAATACTCTTAAAACCATGAATGTGTCTATTGAGGACCGGATTGACCAGATTATGATCAATATGGAAAGGTGGCGCTGGATTCCGAAACGCATGGTTCCTAAAAAGCTGGACCAGAAGTATGTGTGGGTAAATATCCCCGAGTACAAACTTTATATCTACGAAGATCCTGATAACGACCCGGAGGCGGAGCGTCAGTATAAAAAAGTAGAGGAGATGCGGGTAATTGTAGGTAAAACTATGCACTCGACCCCGATTTTCAGTGAGAAGATGGAGTATGTGGTCATGGCGCCTTACTGGAACGTGCCCAACAGCATTGTTGCCAATGAGATAAAGCCTGCTATCATGCGCGATCCGAACTACCTGAACCGCAATAATATGGAGATTGTGACTAAAGACAAAGCAAACAATCCGATCTCACAGGATGCTATTGACTGGGCTAGTGTAACCGAAGAAAACTTTCCATACCTGATCCGTCAAAAGCCAGGACCAAAGAACTCTTTAGGCTCTATTAAATTCCTGTTCCCGAATGAGTATTCCGTATACCTGCATGATACACCGGCAGATGCACTTTTCAGCCAGACAGACCGTAACTTCAGTCATGGATGTGTGCGTGTGGAACGGCCCGTCGATTTAGGAACTTATGTCTTGAAAGATATGCCAGAGTGGAATGCCGGCAAAATTCAGGAAACGATTAACGGCGGAGAGGAAACCTGGGTTACTTTACCGAAGCCGATACAGGTATACCTCGTCTATTTTACCAGCTGGGTAGATGACAATGGCAACCTGAACTTCCGGGAAGACATTTACGGGCATGATAAGAAGCTGGAAAATGAGTTCTTTAGCTAA